The following nucleotide sequence is from Thermogemmatispora onikobensis.
TGCCCGCGAAGCAGCAGCTGCGGGGATCGCCATCTATCCGCTGGGCATCGGGCAGGATTGGGATGAGAACCTGCTGGACGACATTGGCCAGCTGAGTGGGGGGATGCCAGCGGAATTCATCAGGAATCCCGCCGATGCCATGAGCATCTTCCAGCAGCAGGTTCAGAGCGCCGTTGCAGTGGCCGTGCGCAACGCCGTCATCACCCTGCGCCTGCCAACAGGGGTCACCCCGAAAAAGGCCGTCAAAGTCTTGCCCATCATCAGCGATCTTGGCCAGTCCGTCCTCTCGGATCGCCAGGTGGTGATTCCCCTGGGCGACCTGGAGAAGGAGACGCCCCAGGCCGTGCTGGTCGAACTGCTCATCGACCCACGCCCGGCGGGCCTCTTCCGCATTGCCCAGGCCGAATTGTCCTATGATGTGCCCATCGCCAATCTGGTGGGCGAGCGCATTCGTGAAGATATTAAAGTCACCTTTACAGCTGATCCCAACCAGGCGGCCCAGGTGAACGCACGAGTCATGAACTTCGCCGAGAAGGCTAACGCCCAGCGCCTGGTGACGCGCATCCTTGATGAGTATAAGCGCACAGGCAAGGTGACAACACGCCTGGCACCCAACGTGACGCGCATCCTTGATGAAGAGACACAAGCAGCACTTGAGCAGATCAGCAAAGGACAGCAGATTTCTCAGGAACAGGTTAAAACGATTGGCAATAAGACGAGAAAGTTAACGCAGCGCCTGGACGACATCCTGCCCTGACAGTACGCAACAGAGCAGAAAGAGGAGCACAGCACGGGAGGATTCACTCAAGGTGTTGGACGTCCGTGCCACCGACGCGCGCGGAGGTGAGAAGGCGTGCTTCAGGGGTAACATCGGATTAGAGGAGGAGAGTAGAATTATGCCAGTATATTGTTCCTTGGGTCATGAGAACCCGGATGGTTCGGCCTTTTGCGACGAATGCGGCGAGCCGTTGAATGCGGCAGCCCCGGCGGCGGCGCCGGCGGCTCCAGCTCCGGCAGCGCCCGTTGCTCCGAGTGGAGCCGCACAGCCAGGCATGCAAACCTGCCCCTCATGTGGCGCGCAGAATCCCCAGGGCGAGGCTTTCTGTTCGAATTGCGGGGTAAGCCTGCTGGGAGCGCCGGCGGCGGTGAGCGCACCGGGTGTGGCGCCAGCCGCTCCCGTGGCGACGCCAGCGCCAGCGCCAGCGTCCCCCGCCCCGACCCCTGCTCCTGCAGCGGCAGGCTCTAGCCTGCAGGCCCGACTGATCGTTGAGGCGGACAACCAGGAGTTCGACATTAGCGGGAAGGACAACATCCTGATTGGCCGCGAGGACGCGGTCAGCAACATCTTCCCCGACATCGACCTCACCCCTCATGGGGGCGAAGAGGGCGGGGTCTCGCGCATGCACGCACGCATCTTCATCCAGAACGGCCAGTACATGATCGAGGATGAGAATAGCACCAACTACACCTTCCTGAATCGGCAGCGCCTGGCTCCCAAGACGCCAACGCCGCTGCACGATAATGACGAGATCAAGCTGGGCCGCGTGTTGCTGCGCTTTAAAACCTCATAAGCCAGAGGGGAAAGAAGAGG
It contains:
- a CDS encoding vWA domain-containing protein, whose product is MPGEVVLAYQLGKDYMPVTGGSQLAYVLLEAKPTEMMAQVRLPLNFALVLDHSGSMKGAKLHNVKEAVKMVIDHLEPTDYVSVIVFDDTAQVIIPSMPAQDKVGMKAAIDRIRDGGGTTMSLGMIQGLNELRRYSFPNTVNRMILLTDGVTYGDSDRCRQLAREAAAAGIAIYPLGIGQDWDENLLDDIGQLSGGMPAEFIRNPADAMSIFQQQVQSAVAVAVRNAVITLRLPTGVTPKKAVKVLPIISDLGQSVLSDRQVVIPLGDLEKETPQAVLVELLIDPRPAGLFRIAQAELSYDVPIANLVGERIREDIKVTFTADPNQAAQVNARVMNFAEKANAQRLVTRILDEYKRTGKVTTRLAPNVTRILDEETQAALEQISKGQQISQEQVKTIGNKTRKLTQRLDDILP
- a CDS encoding FHA domain-containing protein; protein product: MPVYCSLGHENPDGSAFCDECGEPLNAAAPAAAPAAPAPAAPVAPSGAAQPGMQTCPSCGAQNPQGEAFCSNCGVSLLGAPAAVSAPGVAPAAPVATPAPAPASPAPTPAPAAAGSSLQARLIVEADNQEFDISGKDNILIGREDAVSNIFPDIDLTPHGGEEGGVSRMHARIFIQNGQYMIEDENSTNYTFLNRQRLAPKTPTPLHDNDEIKLGRVLLRFKTS